The Camelina sativa cultivar DH55 chromosome 16, Cs, whole genome shotgun sequence sequence ggttcggtttgatttgatttgaacaACAACTTGGattgttttctaggtttaagAGATGTTTCATTTGAGCATGTTTGTGTAAGTGCTtaagaaaggaaacaaagacACCAACAATCTTAACAACAATGGTTGTGCtgccttttctcttcttcttactctcttCCTCTTCGGTTTGCTTGTTGGCTGCTCGGGAACTGTCGAACGCCCGTCTAACTCATCCCACCCACCGAAGTTAGAAGCCATTTCAGCTGAACTACGTTTAACTTTACGGCCATTATTGACATTGTTTCTAACCATTGATGATGGGTTGTACTGAACCCtgctccttcttctcctctcgtccactatttcttcttcatcctcaatCCCAAACTGATTTGCCATAGATGTTCTTCTACGTTTATCCCAACCAATCAACTTCTGGAACGCATAGAATAACAACGATGGGCCAATGGCTACAGCCAGTGACACGAGGAAAGCCTTAGGTCCGGTGCTGAAAAATAGCGACAAGATGATGAACGGGAGGAGATATCCATACGATCTTAATGCCTACAAAAGTGAACAAATAccaaatacaataaaagatCAACAACAAAGCCAACCCAAAACAAATACAATGCATGTATAAATCAACAACCAACAAAGCCAAATCACTGTTTTTCTAAGGTTTGAGCAGAAAGACACAATCTTGGTTTGTTAACATGTACCAACCAATACCACACTAAAGTATGAACATTTTTCAAGTATCCATCTCATTTGAAATCAAAACTAGTTCAGATTCCCATTACCAGTGGTGAACAATAACAGTAGTAGATTCCCCCAATTTAACCAGCAAAAAGTTCAAATGAAACTTGTGGAAACTTAAAATTACCTTTAAAATCCAAACATTATCTATAATTTCTTCTAAAATCTTCCACAGGTCGAATTTACCATCACCAGCACCACCACCAGCATCGTCTTCGTCATCTTCAACATTATCCTCAAAGAGTTCCTCCCAAAGCTCCCGTCGTTTCCTCCTTCCCCTTTTCCTTCTTTCCGTCAAACGGTATCCCCTACCTTCATCCGCGGCGAAGCATATTATATAGCTGAATCTCCGGCGATTGCGATTTAGAGGAACTAACTTCACCGAATCTACTACTGTTGGGCGTCGTGAGggagaagagaaacagagatgaTGAGAATCGGAGGGAGATAACATAGGGTTTTGAAATCGCCATAAGTGGATGTTTGATAAGCTAAGGAGAAAAGACATCCGCGGTGAGAAcggacgacgaagaagaagaagctgaagagcTCCTCCTCTATCCGCCATTAACGTCTTTCTGGCGAAGAGAAAGAGCAGTGACGAAAATATTCTCCTCAATTGTAAATGGAACACTCAACTTGCGCCACGTTGTCATCATCTCCTCCATTGAAAATCGAATACCGTAA is a genomic window containing:
- the LOC104749548 gene encoding uncharacterized protein LOC104749548 produces the protein MADRGGALQLLLLRRPFSPRMSFLLSLSNIHLWRFQNPMLSPSDSHHLCFSSPSRRPTVVDSVKLVPLNRNRRRFSYIICFAADEGRGYRLTERRKRGRRKRRELWEELFEDNVEDDEDDAGGGAGDGKFDLWKILEEIIDNVWILKALRSYGYLLPFIILSLFFSTGPKAFLVSLAVAIGPSLLFYAFQKLIGWDKRRRTSMANQFGIEDEEEIVDERRRRSRVQYNPSSMVRNNVNNGRKVKRSSAEMASNFGGWDELDGRSTVPEQPTSKPKRKRVRRREKAAQPLLLRLLVSLFPFLSTYTNMLK